In Sphingopyxis sp. 113P3, one DNA window encodes the following:
- a CDS encoding efflux RND transporter permease subunit, with product MRLSRFFIDRPIFAAVLAVIITIIGAVAYVGLPVSQYPDIIPPTVTVTASYPGASAETVADTVAAPIEQEINGVENMLYMSSQSTGDGAVTITVTFKIGTDLDAAQVLVQNRVAIATPRLPETVQRLGVVTRKTSPDFLMVVNLVSPDKSLDRAYISNYALTQLRDRLSRIDGVGDVRLFGNRDYSMRVWIDPGRAAALDLTAGEIVAALRRENVQVAAGTLGQPPYANGSDFQLNVETQGRLTDPSDFANIVIRSDADGRQVRVSDVARVELGASDYNSNTYLSGDPTVIMAVFQRPGSNALAAAQAVEAEMETASKSFPKGLEYRVIYNPTEFISQSIDAVMDTLFEAVVLVVIVILVFLQKWRAAIIPVLAIPVSLVGTFTVLAAFGYSLNNLSLFGMVLAIGIVVDDAIVVVENVERNLEKGMSALEAARTSMDEVSAALVAIVLVLCAVFVPTLFLTGLSGAFYQQFAVTISTATIISLILSLTLSPALAAILLRPHAAPTNEGRGMQMLRRAGDAFNRAFERLGGAYAALTARLVRAPKKVMATYAGLIAATVALFWATPTGFIPAQDQGYFLVVAKLPSGASVERTDAVLQKVAQRVLPVEGILGSVMLAGFDGPSQTLAPNSAAAYFPLKSFEERKKLGVKLDDIINEARKRTADITEAQIVIIPPPLIQGIGSAGGYRMIVQDRGGHGYAQLAKESNNLIGKANQAQGLANVFTFFDPTNPRVFADIDRAKANALGVPPDRVFEALQVYLGSAFVNDFNLLGRTYRVTAQADAPYRQTVADIANLRTRSNSGAMVPIGSVANFEDRTGPYRVTRYNLFPAVEVDGDTAPGSSSGASLTTMEKLASETLPAGYGTEWTGIAFQQKAAANTAGIVFALAVVFVFLVLAAQYESLTLPLAIILIVPMCLLAAMVGVNLRGMDNNVLTQIGLVVLIALAAKNAILIVEFARQAEEQDGLSPVEAAVRAARDRLRPILMTSFAFILGAVPLLIASGAGAELRQALGTAVFFGMLGVTAFGLIFTPTFYVVCRALGEWFAHRRGGTGGHGALAPVPAE from the coding sequence GATCGGAACCGATCTCGACGCCGCGCAGGTGCTGGTGCAGAACCGCGTCGCCATCGCGACCCCGCGCCTGCCCGAAACCGTCCAGCGGCTGGGCGTGGTGACGCGCAAGACGTCGCCCGACTTCCTGATGGTGGTGAACCTCGTTTCGCCCGACAAGTCGCTCGATCGCGCCTATATTTCCAACTATGCGCTGACCCAGCTTCGCGACCGCCTCAGCCGCATCGACGGCGTCGGCGACGTGCGCCTGTTCGGCAATCGCGACTATTCGATGCGCGTATGGATCGACCCCGGCCGCGCGGCCGCGCTTGACCTGACCGCGGGCGAGATCGTCGCTGCGCTGCGCCGCGAAAACGTGCAGGTCGCCGCGGGCACGCTCGGCCAGCCGCCTTATGCGAACGGCAGCGATTTCCAATTGAATGTGGAAACGCAGGGCCGCCTGACCGACCCCAGCGACTTTGCCAACATCGTCATCCGCAGTGACGCCGACGGGCGGCAGGTGCGCGTGTCGGATGTCGCGCGCGTCGAGCTCGGCGCGTCGGATTACAACAGCAACACCTATCTGTCGGGCGATCCGACGGTGATCATGGCGGTCTTCCAGCGCCCCGGATCGAACGCGCTCGCCGCCGCGCAGGCGGTCGAGGCCGAGATGGAAACGGCGTCAAAGAGCTTCCCCAAGGGGCTCGAATATCGCGTCATCTATAATCCCACCGAATTCATCTCCCAGTCGATCGACGCGGTGATGGACACCTTGTTCGAAGCGGTGGTGCTCGTCGTGATCGTCATTCTGGTATTCCTCCAGAAATGGCGCGCGGCGATCATTCCGGTGCTTGCCATTCCCGTATCGCTGGTCGGCACTTTCACGGTGCTTGCGGCGTTCGGATACAGCCTCAACAATCTGTCGCTGTTCGGCATGGTGCTCGCGATCGGGATCGTCGTCGACGACGCGATCGTCGTGGTCGAGAATGTCGAGCGCAACCTCGAAAAGGGGATGAGCGCGCTGGAGGCCGCGCGAACGTCGATGGACGAGGTGTCGGCCGCGCTGGTGGCGATCGTGCTGGTGCTCTGCGCGGTGTTCGTGCCGACCCTGTTTCTCACCGGGCTGTCGGGCGCTTTCTATCAGCAGTTCGCGGTGACCATCTCGACCGCCACGATCATCTCGCTGATCCTCTCGCTCACCCTGTCGCCCGCGCTCGCCGCGATACTGCTGCGTCCGCATGCGGCCCCCACGAACGAAGGGCGCGGTATGCAGATGCTGCGCCGCGCCGGCGATGCCTTCAACCGCGCCTTCGAGCGGCTGGGCGGCGCCTATGCGGCGCTCACGGCGCGGCTCGTGCGCGCGCCGAAGAAGGTCATGGCGACCTATGCGGGGCTGATCGCGGCGACCGTCGCGCTGTTCTGGGCGACGCCCACGGGCTTCATCCCGGCGCAGGATCAGGGCTATTTCCTCGTCGTCGCCAAGCTTCCCTCCGGGGCGTCGGTCGAACGCACCGACGCCGTGCTGCAGAAGGTCGCGCAGCGCGTGCTGCCGGTCGAGGGCATATTGGGTTCGGTGATGCTAGCGGGCTTCGACGGCCCGTCGCAGACCCTCGCGCCCAATTCGGCGGCCGCCTATTTCCCTCTCAAATCCTTTGAGGAGCGCAAGAAGCTCGGCGTCAAGCTCGACGACATCATCAACGAGGCGCGCAAGCGCACCGCCGACATCACCGAAGCGCAAATCGTGATCATTCCCCCGCCACTGATCCAGGGGATCGGTTCGGCGGGCGGCTACCGGATGATCGTGCAGGATCGCGGCGGGCACGGCTATGCCCAACTGGCGAAGGAATCGAACAATCTGATCGGTAAGGCGAACCAGGCGCAAGGCCTTGCAAATGTCTTCACCTTCTTCGATCCGACCAATCCGCGCGTCTTCGCGGACATCGACCGGGCGAAGGCGAACGCTCTCGGCGTTCCGCCCGACCGCGTTTTCGAAGCGCTGCAGGTCTACCTGGGCTCGGCTTTCGTCAACGATTTCAACCTGCTCGGGCGCACCTACCGTGTGACCGCGCAGGCCGATGCGCCCTATCGCCAGACGGTCGCCGACATTGCCAACCTTCGTACCCGGTCCAACTCGGGGGCGATGGTGCCGATCGGGTCGGTCGCCAATTTCGAGGACCGCACCGGGCCGTACCGTGTCACGCGCTACAATCTCTTCCCTGCGGTCGAGGTCGATGGCGACACGGCACCGGGATCGTCCTCGGGCGCCTCGCTGACCACGATGGAGAAGCTGGCGAGCGAAACGCTGCCCGCGGGCTATGGCACCGAATGGACGGGCATCGCCTTCCAGCAGAAGGCGGCGGCGAACACAGCCGGCATCGTCTTCGCGCTCGCGGTGGTCTTCGTCTTTCTGGTGCTCGCGGCGCAGTATGAAAGCCTGACGCTGCCGCTGGCGATCATTCTGATCGTCCCGATGTGCCTGCTCGCGGCGATGGTGGGCGTCAATCTTCGCGGGATGGACAATAATGTCCTCACGCAGATCGGCCTCGTCGTCCTGATCGCGCTCGCGGCGAAGAACGCCATCCTGATCGTCGAATTCGCCCGCCAGGCCGAGGAACAGGACGGGCTGTCGCCGGTCGAGGCCGCCGTGCGAGCCGCGCGCGACCGCCTGCGCCCCATCCTTATGACGAGCTTTGCCTTCATCCTCGGCGCCGTGCCGCTGCTGATCGCGAGCGGCGCGGGGGCGGAGTTGCGTCAGGCGCTTGGCACCGCGGTATTCTTCGGGATGCTCGGCGTCACCGCGTTCGGCCTCATCTTCACCCCCACCTTCTACGTCGTTTGCCGCGCACTCGGCGAGTGGTTCGCGCACCGGCGGGGCGGGACGGGCGGCCACGGCGCGCTGGCGCCGGTTCCGGCGGAATAG
- a CDS encoding efflux transporter outer membrane subunit: protein MILRTTLTAASVLALAACAVGPDYKAPQSASTPAAAGAFVAADSSAVSLDPVAPDWWRLYDDPVLDGLVADALQANTDVRVAVANIAKARAALRGARSDRLPQTGISAGADYGRLPEGQRAPGASREDWTVDAGLNVAYEVDLFGRVARSVEAARGDVAAAQADAEAVRVMVVSDTTLAYADAASGAARLDVARHIVDLLDRQVMLTGRRKEAGLATGLDLARITTLRDQRAADIPALEAERQAALFRLATLTGRAPAELPAIAADRNISLEITDPIPVGDGAALLKRRPDIRAAERRLAADTARIGVATADLYPHITLGGSVGSTGTGLGDIFGGGPLRWLLGPLINWAFPNQEPARARIAAAEAETQASLARFDGTVLRALEETETALSGYARALEQRQALRAAREQAAKAARIVRAQREEGAADSLAWLDAERTAAEAEAALAAQDAAISRRQIALFRALAGGWS, encoded by the coding sequence ATGATACTCCGCACCACCCTCACCGCCGCGTCGGTGCTGGCGCTCGCTGCCTGCGCGGTTGGCCCCGACTATAAGGCGCCGCAATCGGCGTCGACGCCTGCCGCGGCCGGCGCGTTCGTTGCGGCGGATAGCTCCGCCGTCAGTCTCGATCCGGTCGCGCCGGACTGGTGGCGTCTCTATGACGATCCCGTGCTCGACGGTCTCGTCGCCGATGCGCTGCAGGCCAATACCGACGTTCGCGTAGCCGTCGCCAACATCGCCAAGGCCCGCGCGGCGCTGCGCGGTGCGCGTAGCGACCGGCTGCCGCAGACCGGGATTTCGGCCGGCGCGGACTATGGCCGTCTGCCCGAAGGCCAGCGTGCGCCCGGCGCGTCCCGCGAAGACTGGACGGTCGATGCCGGGCTGAACGTCGCCTACGAGGTCGACCTGTTCGGCCGCGTTGCGCGCTCGGTCGAGGCGGCACGCGGCGACGTCGCGGCGGCGCAAGCCGATGCCGAGGCGGTACGCGTGATGGTCGTGTCGGACACGACGCTCGCCTATGCTGACGCGGCCTCGGGCGCGGCGAGGCTCGACGTCGCGCGCCATATCGTCGACCTGCTCGACCGGCAGGTGATGCTGACCGGGCGGCGCAAGGAGGCGGGGCTCGCGACCGGGCTCGACCTCGCGCGGATCACGACGCTGCGCGATCAGCGCGCCGCCGATATTCCCGCGCTCGAAGCCGAGCGGCAGGCGGCGCTCTTCCGCCTCGCGACGCTCACCGGCCGCGCGCCTGCGGAGCTCCCTGCCATTGCGGCCGACCGCAACATCAGCCTCGAAATCACCGATCCCATCCCGGTCGGTGACGGGGCGGCGCTTCTGAAGCGTCGCCCCGACATTCGCGCCGCCGAACGCCGCCTTGCCGCCGACACGGCGCGGATCGGAGTTGCGACCGCCGACCTTTATCCGCACATCACGCTGGGCGGATCGGTCGGGTCGACGGGGACGGGTCTCGGCGACATTTTCGGTGGCGGGCCGCTGCGCTGGCTGCTGGGGCCGCTCATTAACTGGGCTTTCCCCAATCAGGAGCCCGCGCGGGCGCGGATCGCGGCGGCCGAGGCCGAAACGCAGGCGTCGCTCGCACGCTTCGACGGCACGGTGCTGCGCGCGCTCGAGGAAACCGAAACCGCGCTTTCGGGCTATGCGCGCGCGCTCGAACAGCGGCAGGCGCTTCGCGCCGCGCGCGAGCAGGCGGCAAAGGCGGCGCGGATCGTGCGCGCCCAGCGCGAGGAAGGCGCCGCGGACTCGCTGGCCTGGCTCGATGCCGAACGCACCGCGGCGGAGGCCGAAGCGGCGCTCGCGGCGCAGGATGCGGCGATTTCGCGCCGGCAGATCGCGCTGTTCCGGGCGCTGGCGGGCGGCTGGTCCTAG
- a CDS encoding MFS transporter, with protein sequence MDKPRQSLAGLWNISFGFFGIQIGFALQNANMSRIFQSLGEDIEKLPGLWVAAPLTGLLVQPVIGHMSDRTWLGRLGRRRPYFLAGAILAAMALFVMPQSPAIWFAAVMLWLLDASLNISMEPFRAFVGDMLRKDQHSAGYAVQTAFIGAGAVVGSLFPALMEAMGVANVAPPGQIPDTVRYAFWFGGIALFLAVLWTVVTTSEYSPEQMTAFEAARAEAAAPAKRALASRGYGASLAWIASGILVAFVQTRFALLREILLLGALLAGYGLAAMIAIALARRGNTANMLSSIVGDFAGMPPLMKRLALVQFFSWSALFIMWINTTPIVTQYHFHATDPASAAYQDGANWVGELFAIYNGVAAVAALTLLPWLAARIGAARTHIIALLCGAAGYASFLVLRDPAELILSELFIGIFWASVLAMPYAILASNLPQAKLGTYMGLFNVFIVVPQLLVATVMGQLMKAFFPDEPIWTMAFAAATLLMAAAAMTRVTPLVPASERTS encoded by the coding sequence ATGGACAAGCCGCGGCAGAGCCTTGCCGGCCTGTGGAACATCAGCTTCGGCTTTTTCGGTATCCAGATCGGCTTTGCGCTGCAGAACGCCAATATGAGCCGCATCTTCCAGTCGCTGGGGGAGGATATCGAGAAACTGCCCGGGCTGTGGGTCGCGGCGCCGCTCACCGGGCTGCTGGTCCAACCGGTGATCGGCCATATGAGCGACCGCACCTGGCTCGGCCGCCTTGGCCGCCGGCGCCCCTATTTTCTCGCCGGCGCCATCCTCGCCGCGATGGCGCTGTTCGTAATGCCCCAAAGCCCCGCGATCTGGTTCGCGGCGGTGATGCTGTGGCTGCTCGACGCCTCGCTCAATATCTCGATGGAGCCTTTCCGAGCCTTCGTCGGCGACATGCTGCGCAAGGACCAGCACAGCGCCGGCTATGCCGTGCAGACCGCGTTCATCGGCGCGGGCGCGGTCGTCGGATCGCTGTTTCCCGCGCTGATGGAAGCGATGGGAGTCGCCAATGTAGCGCCGCCGGGGCAGATTCCCGACACGGTACGCTACGCGTTCTGGTTCGGCGGGATTGCGCTCTTCCTCGCGGTGCTGTGGACCGTCGTCACCACCAGCGAATACAGCCCTGAACAGATGACGGCGTTCGAGGCCGCGCGCGCCGAAGCAGCGGCGCCCGCGAAGCGTGCGCTCGCCTCGCGCGGCTATGGTGCGAGCCTCGCGTGGATCGCCAGCGGCATCCTCGTCGCCTTCGTCCAGACGCGTTTTGCGCTGCTCCGCGAAATTCTGCTGCTCGGCGCGTTGCTCGCGGGTTACGGCCTCGCCGCGATGATCGCGATCGCGCTCGCGCGCCGCGGCAATACGGCGAATATGTTGTCGAGCATCGTCGGCGATTTCGCTGGGATGCCGCCCCTGATGAAGCGTCTCGCGCTCGTCCAGTTCTTCAGCTGGTCGGCGCTCTTCATCATGTGGATCAACACGACGCCAATCGTCACCCAATATCATTTCCACGCTACCGATCCCGCTTCGGCCGCCTATCAGGACGGCGCCAATTGGGTCGGCGAGCTGTTCGCGATCTACAACGGCGTGGCAGCGGTCGCGGCGCTGACACTACTGCCTTGGCTCGCGGCGCGGATCGGCGCGGCGCGTACCCATATCATCGCCCTGCTGTGCGGCGCCGCTGGCTATGCGAGTTTTCTCGTCCTGCGCGACCCGGCCGAGCTCATCCTCAGCGAGCTGTTCATCGGCATTTTCTGGGCCTCGGTGCTCGCCATGCCTTATGCTATCCTCGCGTCCAACCTGCCGCAGGCGAAGCTTGGCACCTATATGGGATTGTTCAATGTCTTCATCGTCGTCCCGCAGTTGCTCGTGGCGACAGTGATGGGGCAGCTGATGAAGGCCTTCTTCCCGGACGAGCCGATCTGGACGATGGCCTTCGCGGCGGCAACGCTGCTCATGGCCGCCGCCGCGATGACGCGGGTGACGCCGCTGGTTCCGGCCAGCGAACGCACTTCCTAG
- a CDS encoding LacI family DNA-binding transcriptional regulator, which produces MGRPPSSKPTSFDIAYLAGVSQPTVSRALRGSKSVSAATRANIERIARELNYTVDKNASSLRSQRTHTLALLFFEDPNPDDSMINPFFLSMLGSITRQCALRGYDLLISFQQMHNDWHVTYQDSHRSDGIILLGYGDYQLYRTKLEHLVEMGTKFVRWGSVSDDSIGLTVGSDNLGAGELAGEHLVEIGRRRIAFLGDASDHAPEFQDRYTGLCRALTAAGLTADPTLQQDAVSSEDSGYAAAKALLARGKAFDAIFAGSDLIAIGAMRALAEAGLGCPQDVALIGFDDIPAASQTSPTLTTLMQDMKGAGELLVDALLRRIDGKAADRTMLPARLIRRQSTAI; this is translated from the coding sequence ATGGGGAGGCCGCCCTCGTCCAAGCCGACGTCGTTCGACATCGCCTATCTGGCGGGCGTGTCGCAGCCGACCGTGTCGCGCGCGCTGCGCGGCAGCAAGTCGGTGAGCGCCGCGACCCGTGCGAACATCGAGCGCATCGCGCGCGAGCTCAACTATACCGTCGACAAAAACGCGTCGAGCCTGCGCTCGCAGCGCACCCATACGCTCGCCCTGCTCTTCTTCGAGGACCCAAACCCCGACGATTCGATGATCAACCCCTTCTTCCTGTCGATGCTGGGGTCGATCACCCGCCAATGCGCGCTGAGAGGCTATGACCTGCTCATCAGTTTCCAACAGATGCATAACGACTGGCACGTCACCTATCAGGACAGCCACCGGTCGGACGGCATCATCCTCCTCGGCTATGGCGACTATCAGCTCTACCGCACGAAGCTTGAGCATCTCGTCGAAATGGGGACCAAGTTCGTTCGCTGGGGGTCAGTGTCGGACGACAGTATCGGGCTGACCGTCGGGTCGGACAATCTCGGCGCGGGTGAGCTGGCAGGCGAACATCTGGTCGAGATCGGGCGGCGGCGTATCGCCTTTCTCGGCGATGCGTCGGATCATGCACCCGAATTTCAGGACCGCTACACCGGTCTCTGTCGCGCACTGACCGCGGCAGGCCTCACGGCGGACCCCACGCTTCAGCAGGACGCGGTTTCGTCCGAGGATTCGGGCTACGCCGCCGCCAAGGCGCTGCTCGCGCGTGGCAAGGCATTCGACGCCATCTTCGCAGGTAGCGACCTGATCGCGATCGGCGCGATGCGCGCGCTCGCCGAAGCTGGGCTGGGCTGCCCGCAGGATGTTGCGCTGATCGGCTTCGACGACATTCCCGCGGCCAGCCAGACCTCGCCGACGCTGACCACCCTGATGCAGGACATGAAGGGCGCGGGCGAACTGCTCGTCGACGCATTGCTCCGCCGCATCGACGGCAAGGCGGCCGACCGCACCATGCTCCCCGCGCGGCTGATCAGGCGGCAGAGCACGGCAATTTGA
- a CDS encoding TonB-dependent receptor: MTMPTTFRRGASAIALGLALIAIVPDSAMAQNAGAASLDDAAAAVEGEIVVTGIRGAINNSVQAKKENTSIVEVVSAEDIGKLPDLSIAESLSRLPGLATQRLDGRANVVSIRGLAPDFTTTLLNGREQVSASNNRGVELDQYPSELLNGAIVYKTPDASLIGQALGGTIDMRTVRPLAYGKRAIAVGARFEINDLGELNPDISDKGYRANISYIDQNADGTLGWAIGYARMQSPTAEERFNAWGYPEVSDGTNTAFLIGGAKPYVKSNELKRDGVMAVLEWEPSDKVHTTLDGYWSKFKDVQRLRGIELPLAWGNSTLLPGFTIENGLVTRGTWSGTEAVMRNDVVHRDSTIIAGGWNTQFKPNEKLTLELDLGYSRLRKTEENLEIYLGTGRGAGVGARETALGFEMRPKGGIILDPSLDYADPNLFVITDPQGWNSCGGAVPNCQDGFVNTPKIRDELKSLRLQATQELGGVFSSLRVGANYSDREKSLDDRGFVLTSTDYPADTPVPSDYLFDPVSLDFIGIPGMVAFDSWRYYNDGNYTLTDEAGWTPGRIFNDYKVREKVLTGFVQANFDADAGGTPVRGNVGVQIVHTDQSASSFYAQVVNGQTQSTPVTDGVKYTEILPSLNLTVEFADNSFLRFGAARMLARARMDQLKPGGGVNFDASKRNNTDINASPWSLDLGNAKLRPLMAEAVDVAVEKYFGQGAYVSLGGFYKYLENYIYRQSDAFDFTGFEIPDGGTVATYQGIANQWRNGNGGHLYGAEASLSLPFATFTRALDGFGVLASGSYTKSRVREGGAAPIAMPGLSRWVVNGTAYFEKAGFQARVSGRYRSKFLAEVSGLSLVRDKVMAKSEFVVDAQIGYTFQSGTLEGLGILLQASNLTNEPFVTYYNNDPRQIRDYQNYGRNFMAGITYRF; this comes from the coding sequence ATGACCATGCCGACCACATTCCGTCGCGGTGCTAGCGCGATCGCGCTCGGCCTTGCCTTGATCGCTATCGTGCCGGACAGTGCAATGGCGCAGAACGCAGGAGCCGCGTCGCTCGACGACGCTGCGGCCGCCGTCGAGGGGGAAATCGTCGTCACCGGCATTCGCGGCGCAATCAACAATTCGGTCCAGGCGAAGAAGGAAAATACGTCGATCGTCGAGGTCGTCTCCGCCGAAGACATCGGCAAGCTACCGGACCTGTCGATTGCCGAATCGCTGTCGCGCCTTCCCGGCCTTGCAACGCAGCGGCTCGACGGCCGCGCCAACGTCGTGTCGATCCGCGGTCTAGCGCCCGATTTCACCACCACATTGCTCAACGGCCGCGAACAGGTGTCGGCGAGCAACAATCGCGGGGTCGAACTCGACCAATATCCCTCGGAGCTTCTGAACGGCGCCATCGTCTACAAGACCCCCGACGCCTCGCTGATCGGGCAGGCGCTCGGCGGCACGATCGACATGCGGACGGTGCGCCCCCTTGCCTATGGGAAGCGCGCGATCGCGGTCGGCGCACGTTTCGAGATCAACGACCTCGGCGAGCTCAACCCCGACATCTCGGACAAGGGCTATCGCGCCAATATCTCCTATATCGACCAGAATGCCGACGGGACGCTCGGCTGGGCGATCGGCTACGCCCGCATGCAATCGCCGACCGCCGAGGAGCGATTCAACGCCTGGGGCTATCCCGAGGTGAGCGACGGCACCAACACCGCGTTCCTGATCGGCGGCGCCAAGCCATATGTGAAATCGAACGAGTTGAAGCGCGACGGTGTGATGGCCGTGCTCGAATGGGAGCCGAGCGATAAGGTCCATACGACGCTGGACGGCTATTGGTCGAAGTTCAAGGACGTGCAGCGCCTGCGCGGTATCGAATTGCCGCTGGCCTGGGGCAATTCGACGCTGCTGCCCGGCTTCACCATCGAAAACGGGCTGGTAACGCGGGGCACCTGGTCGGGAACCGAGGCAGTGATGCGCAACGACGTCGTCCACCGCGATTCGACGATCATTGCGGGCGGCTGGAACACCCAGTTCAAGCCCAATGAAAAGCTGACGCTCGAACTCGATCTCGGCTATTCGCGGCTCAGGAAGACCGAGGAGAATCTGGAGATCTATCTCGGTACCGGGCGCGGCGCGGGCGTGGGCGCGCGCGAGACGGCGCTGGGATTCGAGATGCGGCCGAAGGGCGGGATCATCCTCGACCCCTCGCTCGACTATGCCGACCCCAATCTGTTCGTGATCACCGACCCGCAGGGCTGGAACAGCTGCGGCGGCGCGGTGCCCAACTGTCAGGACGGCTTCGTCAACACGCCGAAGATCCGCGACGAGCTCAAGTCGCTGCGCCTGCAGGCGACGCAGGAGCTGGGCGGCGTGTTCAGCAGCCTGCGCGTCGGCGCCAATTATTCGGACCGCGAGAAGAGCCTCGACGACCGCGGCTTCGTGCTGACCAGCACCGACTACCCTGCCGACACCCCGGTGCCTTCGGACTATCTGTTCGACCCGGTCTCGCTCGACTTCATCGGCATTCCCGGCATGGTGGCGTTCGACAGCTGGCGCTATTACAACGACGGCAACTATACGCTGACCGACGAGGCCGGTTGGACCCCCGGGCGCATCTTCAACGACTACAAGGTTCGCGAAAAGGTGCTGACGGGCTTCGTCCAGGCCAATTTCGACGCCGACGCCGGCGGCACGCCGGTTCGGGGCAACGTCGGGGTGCAGATCGTCCACACCGACCAGTCGGCCTCCAGCTTCTATGCCCAGGTCGTGAACGGACAGACCCAGTCGACTCCCGTCACCGACGGCGTCAAATATACCGAGATTCTCCCCAGCCTGAATCTGACGGTCGAGTTTGCCGACAACAGCTTCCTGCGCTTCGGTGCGGCGCGCATGCTGGCGCGGGCGCGGATGGATCAGCTGAAGCCCGGCGGCGGCGTCAATTTCGACGCGTCGAAGCGCAACAACACCGACATCAACGCCTCCCCCTGGTCGCTCGACCTCGGCAACGCGAAGCTGCGGCCGCTGATGGCTGAAGCTGTCGATGTCGCGGTCGAGAAATATTTCGGACAGGGCGCCTATGTTTCGCTGGGCGGATTCTACAAATATCTCGAAAACTACATCTATCGCCAGAGCGACGCGTTCGATTTCACCGGCTTTGAAATTCCCGACGGCGGAACGGTCGCCACCTATCAAGGCATCGCGAACCAGTGGCGGAACGGGAACGGCGGCCACCTGTATGGCGCCGAAGCCTCGCTCTCGCTGCCCTTCGCGACCTTCACCCGCGCGCTCGACGGCTTCGGCGTGCTCGCCAGCGGCTCCTATACGAAGAGCCGCGTCCGCGAAGGCGGAGCCGCGCCGATCGCCATGCCGGGCCTGTCGCGCTGGGTCGTCAACGGAACCGCCTATTTCGAAAAGGCCGGGTTCCAGGCGCGAGTGTCGGGCCGCTATCGCTCCAAATTCCTCGCGGAGGTTTCGGGGCTGAGCCTCGTTCGCGACAAGGTGATGGCGAAGAGCGAATTCGTGGTCGACGCGCAGATCGGCTATACGTTCCAAAGCGGCACACTCGAAGGACTGGGCATCCTGCTCCAGGCATCGAACCTGACGAATGAGCCGTTCGTCACCTATTACAACAACGACCCCCGTCAGATCCGCGACTATCAGAATTACGGCCGCAACTTCATGGCGGGCATCACCTACAGGTTCTGA